From Oryza brachyantha chromosome 9, ObraRS2, whole genome shotgun sequence, a single genomic window includes:
- the LOC102704448 gene encoding prolyl endopeptidase-like has translation MLLLKSFCVGFRLSRRGPIHLLHRSRRRCRLLLSVLPQAAMGSVAGDTARLSYPPARRDDSVVDMYHGVPVADPYRWLEDPESEDTKEFVASQAELAESVLAGCADRENLRGEVTRLFDHPRHGVPFRRGYKYFYFYNSGLQAQSVLYVQDSLDGEAEVLLDPNTLSKDGTVALSTYSVSKDGKYIAYGLSESGSDWVTIHVMNVADKEPLSDKLSWVKFTSISWTHDGKGFFYGRYPAPREVELDAGTETNINLNHEIYYHVVGSDQSEDILCWKDPEHPKYTFGVSVTEDGKYIILGIHEGCDPVNKLYYCKISTLAQGIEGYKESKENLPFVKLIDNFDAQYEVVANDGDEFTFLTNRNAPKNKLVRVDIKKEELWTDILPEHERDVLESADVVNGNQLLVCYMSDVKHILQIRDLVTGNLLHKLPLEIGSVSEISCRREDTEVFIGFTSFLSPGIIYRCNLTAAIPEMKIFREILVPGFDRTKFEVKQIFVNSKDGTKIPMFVMSNKDIELDGSHPTLLYGYGGFNISLTPSFSVSRVVLCKNMGFVVCVANIRGGGEYGEEWHKAGALAMKQNCFDDFIACAELLISAGYTSSRQLCIEGGSNGGLLIAACVNQRPDLFACALAHVGVMDMLRFHKFTIGHAWTTDYGCSDNEEEFHWLIKYSPLHNVRRPWEQSFGSGCQYPAIMLLTADHDDRVVPLHSLKLLATLQYVLCTSIEDPPQVNPIIGRIDRKSGHGAGRPTKKMIDEVVDRYSFMANILGASWTE, from the exons ATGCTTCTCCTTAAATCCTTTTGCGTCGGCTTCCGCCTCTCACGCCGTGGGCCAATCCACCTACTCcaccgctctcgccgccgctgccgcctcctcctctccgtcCTCCCTCAGGCCGCCATGGGTTCTGTGGCCGGCGACACCGCCCGCCTGTCCTACCCGCCGGCCCGCCGCGACGATTCCGTCGTCGACATGTACCATGGGGTCCCTGTTGCCGACCCTTACCGCTG GCTGGAGGACCCAGAGTCGGAAGATACCAAGGAATTCGTGGCCAGTCAGGCGGAGCTAGCGGAGTCTGTGCTCGCCGGCTGCGCCGACAGGGAGAACCTTCGCGGTGAGGTCACTCGCCTCTTCGATCATCCCCGCCACGGGGTGCCGTTCCGCCGCGGGTACAAGTACTTCTACTTCTACAACTCCGGACTTCAGGCCCAGAGCGTGCTCTACGTGCAG GATAGTTTGGATGGGGAGGCAGAGGTTCTTCTGGATCCAAATACACTAAGCAAGGATGGGACAGTGGCTCTTTCAACATATTCTGTTAGCAAGGATGGCAAGTACATTGCTTATGGCCTAAGTGAAAGTGGCAGCGATTGGGTCACTATTCATGTCATGAATGTTGCTGATAAAGAACCATTGTCTGACAAATTGTCTTGG GTGAAATTCACATCTATCAGTTGGACCCATGATGGGAAAGGTTTTTTCTATGGTCGATATCCTGCACCCCG AGAAGTAGAATTGGATGCTGGAACTGAAACAAACATTAATCTTAATCATGAGATATATTACCATGTGGTGGGGTCGGATCAATCAGAGGATATATTGTGCTGGAAAGATCCTGAACATCCTAAGTATACCTTTGGTGTGTCGGTCACAGAGGATGGAAAG TACATCATACTAGGTATTCATGAAGGTTGTGATCCTGTCAATAAGCTGTACTACTGCAAAATTTCTACTCTTGCTCAAGGGATAGAGGGTTACAAAGAATCCAAGGAGAATCTTCCATTTGTCAAGCTTATAGACAACTTCGATGCCCAATATGAAGTTGTGGCAAATGATGGTGATGAATTTACATTTTTGACCAATAGAAATGCTCCTAAGAACAAGCTTGTAAGAGTAGATATCAAGAAGGAAGAATTGTGGACTGATATTCTTCCTGAGCATGAAAGAGATGTGCTTGAGTCAGCTGATGTGGTTAATGGTAACCAGTTATTGGTGTGTTATATGTCAGATGTTAAGCATATACTTCAGATAAGAGACCTTGTAACTGGGAACTTGCTTCATAAGTTGCCTCTAGAGATTGGTTCTGTTTCAGAGATCTCCTGTAGACGGGAAGACACAGAAGTCTTTATTGGCTTCACAAGCTTTCTTTCCCCTGGTATTATTTACAGGTGTAACCTCACAGCTGCAATCCCAGAAATGAAGATATTTCGTGAAATTTTGGTTCCTGGATTTGATCGAACAAAATTTGAGGTTAAGCAG atttTTGTCAATAGTAAGGATGGAACCAAGATTCCCATGTTCGTAATGTCAAACAAAGATATTGAACTTGATGGGTCACATCCAACTTTGTTATATGGTTATGGTGGATTCAACATAAGTCTTACTCCTTCTTTCAGTGTTAGTCGTGTTGTTTTATGCAAGAACATGGGTTTTGTTGTCTGTGTTGCAAACATTCGGGGAGGTGGAGAATATGGGGAAGAGTGGCACAAAGCTGGAGCACTCGCAATGAAACAAAACTGTTTTGACGACTTCATTGCCTGTGCTGAACTACTCATTTCTGCTGGTTATACTAGTTCCAGGCAGTTATGTATTGAAGGTGGAAGCAATGGTGGTCTTCTGATTGCTGCTTGTGTTAATCAG CGGCCTGATCTCTTTGCGTGTGCTCTTGCTCATGTTGGTGTAATGGACATGCTCCGTTTTCACAAGTTCACTATTG GTCATGCCTGGACTACAGATTATGGTTGTTCAGATAATGAAGAAGAATTCCACTGGCTTATCAA ATATTCTCCCCTTCATAACGTGAGGAGACCTTGGGAGCAAAGTTTTGGTAGCGGTTGTCAGTATCCAGCAATCATGCTGTTGACTGCTGATCACGACGATCGTGTTGTGCCATTGCACTCGTTGAAGTTGTTAGCA ACATTGCAGTATGTCTTGTGCACTAGCATTGAGGACCCACCACAGGTCAATCCGATTATTGGTCGCATTGACCGCAAGTCAGGGCATGGAGCTGGCAGACcaactaaaaaaatg aTTGATGAGGTCGTGGATCGATATAGCTTCATGGCAAACATATTAGGTGCTTCATGGACGGAATGA
- the LOC121055319 gene encoding predicted GPI-anchored protein 58, translated as MASASSSPDTPYEIPESPVSPAANVTPALSAVVDPAPATVTAPVPASLASPSSPSLRFGMKRKMLPYAPSSPTLPADTDPTPVPVPEEVLLPANTPIQLADVASVAQSATPAISAKITGLQSRKAALEAELVQVMADLVAEENKLANLPSVVVAQEQTLKSAVQAAIHSRRSLKAIAGTDADDLKIIQGADNVRLRAIAALKVYLGL; from the exons ATGGCATCCGCAAGTTCATCGCCAGACACCCCGTACGAGATCCCTGAG TCTCCCGTTAGTCCTGCAGCCAATGTTACCCCAGCATTGTCTGCTGTCGTTGATCCAGCTCCTGCTACTGTTACAGCACCAGTGCCAGCAAGTCTAGCCTCGCCATCTAGCCCATCCCTGAGGTTTGGCATGAAACGAAAAATG CTTCCTTATGCTCCCAGCTCACCGACCCTGCCGGCCGATACCGATCCTACACCAGTGCCCGTCCCGGAGGAAGTCCTTCTTCCTGCTAACACGCCTATCCAGTTGGCCGACGTCGCTTCTGTGGCACAG TCGGCCACGCCAGCCATATCGGCCAAGATCACCGGCTTACAGTCGAGGAAGGCTGCTTTGGAGGCGGAGTTGGTCCAAGTTATGGCAGACCTCGTCGCGGAGGAGAACAAACTAGCAAACCTACCATCAGTCGTCGTTGCTCAAGAGCAAACCTTAAAGTCAGCTGTCCAAGCTGCAATTCACAGTCGCCGGTCCTTGAAAGCAATCGCTGGGACCGACGCCGACGACTTGAAGATTATTCAAGGGGCCGACAATGTTCGCCTGCGTGCGATTGCCGCCCTGAAAGTATATCTGGGCTTGTAA